A section of the Candidatus Zixiibacteriota bacterium genome encodes:
- the asnB gene encoding asparagine synthase (glutamine-hydrolyzing) — translation MCGIAGYFQIDGRKEPDRELLVNMVTMIRHRGPDEFGAFFDDKAALGQARLSIIDLSTGSQPLANEDESIWITFNGEIFNYVELRPELEKRGHRFRTRSDTEVIVHAYEEWGRECVNRFNGQFAFAVYDRNRESLFIARDRLGIRPVFYTIHKGRFYFASEIKAIFADRKIPRKIDFKGLDEIFTWWTTCPPRTAFEDINELAAGCYLEIADGKVNGGRYWSMTFPEVFDKNRSIDSWAEELHALLVDSVRLRLRADVPVGGYLSGGLDSSATTALIKNFTPNRIETFSIAFKDKAYDESEYQNQMADFLGTNHNQIHCGYRDIADNFPRVIWHAERPIVRTAPTPLLMLSGLVRQNNFKVVLTGEGSDEILGGYDIFKEVLIRRFWARYPDSVYRPLLLRRLYPTLPLSPGKARFYLETFYKTGLSQVDDYYFSHIPRINTTSRIKGYYTDQVKDLVRDYDSVSVFGRDLPDGFKRWHHLSRAQYLEAKSLLSGYLLTSQGDRVCAANAVEGRFPFLDHRVVEFAAKIPPLFKIMGLKEKYVLKKAMQKELPRNIIERVKQPYMAPDSNSFVQNDSPEYIAEILSESSIKRVGIFNALAVNKLREKCGKLSHAHLSFKDNMSFIGILSTQLLWQLFIDDFRAPIGLTQKDFKVWHDNSMNR, via the coding sequence ATGTGTGGCATAGCCGGATATTTTCAGATTGACGGGCGGAAGGAACCCGATCGGGAATTGCTGGTCAATATGGTTACCATGATTCGTCACCGTGGTCCCGATGAATTCGGAGCTTTTTTTGATGATAAAGCCGCCCTCGGTCAGGCCCGTCTATCGATTATAGATTTGAGTACCGGTTCCCAACCTCTGGCCAACGAAGATGAGTCGATCTGGATCACATTCAACGGTGAAATTTTCAATTATGTCGAACTTCGCCCGGAACTGGAAAAACGCGGCCATCGATTCCGCACCCGGTCTGATACCGAAGTGATTGTTCATGCCTATGAAGAATGGGGTCGGGAGTGTGTCAATCGGTTCAACGGGCAGTTCGCTTTTGCCGTGTATGATCGAAACCGCGAATCACTGTTCATTGCCCGCGACCGTCTGGGTATTCGACCGGTTTTTTATACCATCCACAAGGGGCGGTTTTATTTTGCCTCGGAAATCAAGGCTATTTTCGCCGACCGCAAAATTCCCCGAAAGATAGATTTCAAAGGCCTTGACGAAATTTTTACCTGGTGGACCACCTGCCCGCCCCGGACCGCATTTGAGGATATTAATGAATTGGCGGCCGGATGCTATCTCGAAATCGCCGATGGCAAGGTCAACGGCGGTCGTTACTGGAGTATGACCTTTCCGGAAGTATTCGATAAAAACCGTTCGATCGATTCCTGGGCCGAAGAACTGCATGCGCTTCTGGTCGACTCGGTCCGTTTACGGTTAAGGGCCGATGTCCCGGTGGGCGGGTATTTATCAGGAGGGCTGGATTCCTCGGCTACCACCGCCCTTATCAAAAATTTCACGCCCAACCGGATTGAGACCTTTTCCATTGCCTTCAAGGATAAAGCCTATGATGAATCGGAATATCAGAACCAGATGGCCGATTTTCTCGGGACCAATCATAATCAAATTCATTGCGGCTACCGCGATATCGCCGACAATTTCCCACGGGTAATATGGCACGCGGAAAGACCGATAGTCCGAACCGCGCCGACACCGCTTTTGATGCTTTCGGGATTGGTCCGGCAGAATAACTTCAAAGTGGTCTTAACCGGGGAAGGTTCCGATGAGATTCTCGGGGGATATGATATTTTCAAGGAGGTCTTAATTCGTCGCTTCTGGGCTAGATACCCCGATTCGGTTTACCGACCGTTGCTTCTTCGCAGACTGTACCCGACCCTGCCATTGTCCCCGGGAAAAGCCAGATTTTATCTGGAGACTTTTTATAAGACCGGTTTGTCACAGGTCGATGATTATTATTTTTCACATATTCCGCGGATTAATACCACTTCCCGTATCAAAGGCTATTATACCGACCAGGTGAAAGATCTGGTTCGTGATTATGATTCTGTTTCCGTTTTCGGGCGTGATTTGCCGGATGGTTTTAAAAGATGGCACCATCTGTCCCGGGCGCAGTATCTGGAGGCCAAATCGTTATTGTCGGGATACCTTTTAACATCGCAGGGAGACCGGGTTTGCGCGGCCAATGCGGTTGAAGGCAGGTTTCCGTTTCTTGACCACCGGGTGGTCGAATTCGCGGCGAAAATCCCGCCATTGTTTAAGATAATGGGATTAAAAGAGAAGTATGTTTTGAAAAAGGCAATGCAGAAGGAATTACCGCGGAATATTATCGAGCGGGTAAAACAGCCTTATATGGCGCCCGATTCCAACAGCTTTGTCCAGAATGATTCGCCTGAGTATATTGCCGAGATTCTCTCGGAATCCTCAATCAAACGTGTCGGCATCTTTAATGCATTAGCGGTTAACAAATTACGCGAAAAGTGCGGCAAGCTGTCACATGCCCATCTGTCTTTCAAGGATAATATGTCCTTTATCGGGATTCTATCCACCCAGCTTTTATGGCAATTGTTTATTGATGATTTCAGAGCGCCGATAGGCCTGACACAAAAGGACTTCAAGGTGTGGCACGATAATTCCATGAACCGGTAG
- the nadE gene encoding NAD(+) synthase — protein sequence MLEFNKDSLKIDAAAVTEELCQTVLKQIRGTMKKGGAVIGISGGIDSSVCAALCARALGPKRVLGIMMPEHESAGESRDLAEKLAAQFGFEAIVDEISGGLEGMGCYRRRNEAIKRVFPEFDEKKDKCKIVIPQNILEKETFNFFNLTIEDKSGREKSKRMPPDVYLQVVASSNLKQRLRMTTLYYYAEKKNWAVVGTGNKDEHMQGFFVKYGDGGADLKPIAHLFKTQVYQVAEELGVPEEIIKRTPTTDTYSAEVTQEEFFYGLDFYRMDMLWYAMENDIPPEKAAKVIGITAEQARRGYDNIARKIKATEYLRMPPLDIKD from the coding sequence ATTTTGGAGTTTAATAAAGACAGTCTGAAAATCGATGCCGCGGCCGTTACCGAAGAACTCTGCCAGACCGTTCTTAAACAGATTCGGGGAACCATGAAAAAAGGCGGAGCCGTGATTGGCATATCGGGCGGGATTGATTCCTCGGTGTGTGCGGCTCTATGTGCGCGGGCCCTGGGACCCAAAAGAGTCCTGGGAATAATGATGCCTGAGCATGAATCGGCCGGGGAAAGCCGCGATCTGGCCGAGAAACTGGCGGCTCAATTTGGATTTGAAGCTATTGTGGATGAAATCTCCGGCGGCCTGGAGGGGATGGGGTGTTATCGGCGCCGGAATGAGGCCATCAAAAGGGTTTTCCCTGAATTCGATGAGAAAAAGGATAAGTGCAAAATCGTTATTCCGCAGAATATCCTCGAAAAAGAAACCTTCAACTTTTTCAATTTAACTATCGAAGATAAATCCGGCCGGGAAAAATCGAAACGAATGCCGCCGGATGTGTATCTTCAGGTGGTAGCTTCATCGAATCTCAAACAACGATTACGGATGACCACGCTTTATTATTATGCCGAAAAGAAGAACTGGGCGGTGGTGGGAACCGGCAACAAAGATGAACATATGCAGGGCTTTTTTGTCAAGTATGGCGATGGCGGGGCCGATCTGAAACCGATTGCGCATCTTTTCAAAACGCAGGTTTATCAGGTCGCCGAGGAACTGGGAGTCCCGGAAGAAATCATCAAGAGGACACCGACGACCGATACCTACAGCGCCGAGGTCACCCAGGAAGAATTTTTCTACGGGCTTGATTTTTATCGGATGGATATGCTCTGGTATGCCATGGAGAATGATATTCCACCGGAGAAGGCGGCCAAGGTTATCGGAATTACGGCCGAACAGGCCCGGCGAGGTTATGATAATATAGCTCGAAAAATAAAGGCGACGGAATATTTGCGTATGCCGCCGCTGGATATAAAAGATTGA
- a CDS encoding acyl--CoA ligase, with protein sequence MKVHDLLKIGARNFLENRAVVHGDRAIKYRQLLASVEKVAEYLGRLPFDKDTRIALLYENSIEYAILFFAIFRAGFVAVPLDTSLRAEKLNFIINDCQARMLMIQTKFRRHLDIVIGKNSPLEFILSNKNLNFSHERIRTTVLSDLLGGVPEEIEIVQPESDDSEMALDIDRLMGLGDQMSPELAAIFYTSGSTGASKGVMLSHRNLVSNTVATVKYLELTGRDAVLVILPFYYIYGNSLLLTHVLVGGTLVVDNRFLYPEVVLDTMEKEAVTGFSGVPSNFIILLNKSTLAERKFPNLRYFTQAGGSMAPEIIKKLMSSFPDKQIYIMYGQTEAAPRASYLPPEKLAEKLGSIGIPVPGVTLKVVDDNGRELPDGESGELLIYGNNVMLGYWNQPAETAETIRDGWLYTGDLARRDEDGFFFITGRKKEIIKTGGNRVSAKEVEECILELDKVHEAAVIGIRDDLLGEAIKAVIVLREGMTADKKEIQYHCRTRLSEHKIPKYIEFMEVMPKYQSGKINKPLLKEMSNT encoded by the coding sequence ATGAAAGTCCATGATCTTTTAAAAATAGGTGCCCGGAATTTTCTCGAAAACCGGGCGGTTGTTCATGGTGACCGGGCGATCAAATACCGGCAGCTACTTGCGTCCGTTGAGAAAGTGGCTGAATATCTCGGGCGATTGCCATTTGATAAAGACACCCGGATTGCCCTGCTGTACGAAAATTCCATCGAATATGCGATTCTGTTTTTTGCCATCTTCCGGGCCGGTTTTGTGGCCGTGCCGCTGGATACTTCCCTAAGGGCAGAAAAACTGAATTTTATTATCAATGATTGTCAGGCCCGGATGCTTATGATTCAGACCAAATTCCGCCGCCATCTGGATATTGTCATCGGCAAGAATTCGCCTCTTGAATTTATTCTTTCCAACAAGAACCTGAATTTCAGTCATGAGCGAATCAGGACTACGGTACTATCCGATCTACTGGGGGGAGTCCCGGAGGAAATCGAGATTGTTCAGCCTGAATCGGATGATTCGGAAATGGCCCTGGATATTGACCGGTTAATGGGTCTGGGGGATCAGATGTCCCCGGAACTGGCGGCCATTTTCTATACCTCGGGAAGCACCGGGGCATCGAAAGGTGTCATGCTGTCTCATCGCAATCTGGTTTCCAACACTGTAGCTACGGTTAAATATCTCGAGTTGACCGGCCGCGACGCGGTCCTGGTGATTCTGCCATTTTATTATATTTACGGTAATTCGCTTCTTTTGACGCATGTTCTGGTTGGCGGGACACTCGTGGTCGATAATCGTTTTCTTTACCCTGAGGTGGTTCTGGATACCATGGAAAAGGAAGCGGTGACGGGCTTTTCCGGAGTTCCATCCAATTTTATCATCCTTTTGAACAAATCGACCCTGGCCGAAAGGAAATTCCCGAATCTTCGTTATTTCACGCAGGCCGGCGGTTCAATGGCCCCCGAGATTATTAAGAAGCTGATGAGTTCTTTTCCTGACAAACAGATTTATATTATGTACGGCCAGACCGAGGCGGCTCCGCGGGCATCGTACCTCCCCCCTGAAAAACTCGCCGAAAAACTGGGGTCGATCGGTATCCCGGTCCCGGGGGTGACCTTGAAAGTGGTCGATGATAATGGCCGCGAACTGCCTGATGGTGAGTCGGGTGAATTGCTGATTTACGGCAATAATGTCATGCTGGGGTACTGGAACCAGCCAGCCGAAACGGCCGAGACAATTCGAGATGGCTGGTTGTACACCGGCGATCTGGCCCGCCGGGATGAAGACGGTTTCTTCTTTATCACCGGCCGTAAGAAAGAAATCATAAAAACAGGTGGAAACCGGGTCAGCGCCAAAGAGGTCGAGGAATGCATCCTGGAATTGGACAAGGTTCATGAGGCGGCCGTTATCGGGATTCGCGATGATCTGCTGGGCGAAGCAATTAAAGCGGTGATTGTCCTTCGTGAAGGAATGACGGCCGATAAAAAAGAAATCCAGTATCATTGCCGGACCCGTCTGTCGGAGCATAAGATTCCGAAGTATATCGAATTTATGGAAGTCATGCCGAAATACCAGTCAGGCAAAATCAATAAGCCACTTCTAAAAGAAATGAGCAACACCTGA
- a CDS encoding acyl carrier protein, protein MSDSNVIRQKLRDFITDSFLIGSDIEKIEDNDSFMKLEIIDSTGVLELTSFIETEFNINIEDEEMIPDNLDSINNLVTFIAGKIK, encoded by the coding sequence ATGTCAGATAGTAATGTCATTCGTCAAAAGCTCAGAGATTTCATTACCGACTCATTTTTGATCGGTAGCGATATCGAAAAAATAGAAGATAATGATTCTTTTATGAAACTGGAGATTATCGATTCCACCGGAGTTCTGGAATTGACATCATTCATCGAAACAGAATTCAATATCAATATCGAGGATGAGGAAATGATCCCGGATAATCTCGACTCGATCAATAATCTGGTGACATTTATTGCCGGCAAAATAAAATAA